The Sesamum indicum cultivar Zhongzhi No. 13 linkage group LG2, S_indicum_v1.0, whole genome shotgun sequence genome contains a region encoding:
- the LOC105155864 gene encoding uncharacterized protein LOC105155864, producing MRSRASQQNRILRIITIPVRALSRARDFYVKSLTDYADRMNYGNVIAVPGTSQVSTLPKSFSVSSARSYENEDRGELVRASSARSTGDKAAMDLYIKQRRTMTAGSGGGPRGMPPRSSSVAMGRIDEDRPCCNFGEVNDNIVSAKNEFKYPRSRSHAVTARRLSAF from the coding sequence ATGAGATCAAGGGCGAGCCAGCAGAATAGGATCCTGCGAATCATTACTATTCCCGTTCGGGCTCTATCCAGGGCCCGGGATTTTTATGTGAAGAGCTTGACGGATTACGCTGACAGGATGAACTACGGCAATGTTATAGCGGTTCCGGGAACCTCCCAGGTTTCGACCTTGCCGAAGAGCTTTAGCGTCAGCTCCGCCCGGTCTTACGAGAACGAGGATCGCGGGGAGCTTGTTAGGGCTTCATCAGCCCGGAGCACAGGGGATAAGGCTGCCATGGACTTGTATATCAAGCAGCGAAGGACGATGACGGCGGGCTCTGGGGGCGGGCCCCGGGGCATGCCGCCGAGAAGCAGCAGTGTTGCCATGGGGAGGATTGATGAAGACAGGCCTTGTTGCAACTTTGGTGAAGTTAATGATAATATTGTTAGTGCTAAGAATGAATTTAAGTACCCCAGAAGCAGAAGTCATGCTGTGACAGCAAGAAGATTATCAgccttttga
- the LOC105155608 gene encoding lecithin-cholesterol acyltransferase-like 1, which translates to MNLHLTHIKLAILSISMMIFTCKTSSTNSLHPVILIPGSGGNQLEARLTAEYKSSSLLCNRWYPLKKDPDGWFRLWFDPTVLFKPFTKCFNKRMMIYYDPDVDDYHNAPGVETRVPSFGSTQGLLYLNPNLKSITSYMEPLVRSLEEVGYVSGSNLFGAPYDFRYGLAAEGHPSIVGSKFLSDLKNLIESASNSSGGRPVILLSHSLGGLFVLQLLDRNPTSWRHKYIKHFIALSAPWGGTVEEMRTFASGNAFGVPLVDPLLVREEQRSCATNLWLMPSPKVFDRTKPLVITRNGSYSSSDIAQFLQDIGFPEGVRPYKMRVLPLVQSLPSPQVPVTCVFGSGVRTPETLFYGDSGFEKRPEVVYGDGDGTVNMVSLMALESAWDGRENQSLKVIKIPGVSHTSILKDGTALGRIIGEVSGINYEISTSLLRWV; encoded by the exons ATGAACCTTCACCTTACACACATAAAACTGGCCATTTTATCAATATCCATGATGATTTTCACCTGCAAAACCTCATCGACCAACAGCCTGCATCCAGTGATCTTGATACCGGGAAGTGGGGGCAACCAGCTCGAAGCCAGGCTGACAGCAGAGTACAAGTCCTCAAGCTTGCTGTGCAACCGATGGTACCCACTGAAGAAGGACCCTGACGGGTGGTTCAGGCTTTGGTTCGACCCCACTGTGCTTTTCAAACCCTTCACCAAATGCTTCAATAAGAGGATGATGATTTACTATGACCCTGATGTGGATGATTACCATAATGCCCCTGGTGTTGAGACTAGAGTGCCTTCTTTCGGCTCTACTCAGGGCCTTCTCTATCTTAATCCTAATCTCAA AAGTATAACATCGTACATGGAACCTCTGGTGAGATCTTTGGAAGAAGTAGGGTATGTAAGTGGGAGCAACCTCTTCGGCGCACCGTATGATTTTAGATATGGATTGGCTGCCGAAGGCCACCCCTCCATCGTCGGCTCAAAATTCCTCTCTGACCTGAAAAATCTAATAGAATCCGCAAGTAATTCGAGCGGAGGGAGGCCTGTAATCCTTCTATCGCACAGCCTAGGAGGGCTATTCGTCCTGCAACTCCTCGACCGCAATCCAACTTCTTGGCGCCATAAGTATATAAAACACTTTATCGCATTGTCCGCGCCATGGGGCGGCACGGTGGAAGAAATGCGCACTTTTGCGTCAGGAAATGCGTTTGGGGTGCCATTAGTCGACCCGTTGCTGGTCAGGGAAGAGCAGAGGAGTTGCGCTACTAACCTATGGCTCATGCCATCTCCAAAAGTGTTCGACAGGACGAAACCGCTTGTGATCACCCGAAACGGCTCATATTCGAGCTCTGATATTGCTCAGTTCCTTCAAGATATTGGGTTTCCTGAAGGAGTCCGGCCTTATAAGATGCGTGTTTTGCCTTTGGTTCAGAGTTTGCCTAGCCCTCAAGTGCCTGTTACGTGCGTTTTTGGTAGTGGGGTGAGGACACCGGAGACTTTGTTCTACGGGGATTCTGGGTTTGAGAAGAGGCCGGAGGTTGTGTATGGGGATGGGGACGGCACGGTGAATATGGTAAGCCTGATGGCATTGGAATCGGCTTGGGACGGTAGGGAGAATCAGTCGCTTAAGGTCATCAAGATTCCTGGAGTGTCTCACACATCTATACTGAAAGATGGGACTGCACTTGGTAGAATAATTGGTGAAGTTTCTGGcatcaattatgaaatttcaacAAGTTTACTTCGTTgggtttga